GCTTTCTTAAGGGAACCTCAGTAGCCTTCGTTCATTGGTAGGCCAGCGAGACTGAAATGATCCGGATTAAACTAGTCTTAATATTGTCGGTACTGGCGTTGGGCTGTGCTGACCTCGCCACGACAAACAGGTTTCTAGAACTCGGGTTTCACGAGGCAAATCCGATCATGGCGTGGAGTCAAACCCTGCTGGGCCAATGGTGGCTGATACCCAAACTGGTAGCCACGGGAGTTGTCGCGGCCCTTCTTTGGCGCGCCAAGAATGTCTACAACGTCGCACTCGTAGTCGCGTTTCTCGCCACCCCCGTGATCAACAATCTGCTTCTCATCGCGGGCGCAAACTAAGAGTTCGAAGTCGAGGTCGTCTGCTCACGTCTCCGAGCCCGACGGGATCCGCGTGCTGAGCGAAGACAATGGGAATGGTGGCAGTCGCGCGCCGGGCAGGCCCTACCTGGGTGGATGCAGGCGCGAAGATGACATCGACCTTCCTGTCAACGAGTTGCTTTGCGAGATCGAACGTTTGATCGACGCGCTCGGCCCATTGAAAGTCGATTGTGAGATTCCTGCCCTCGACATATCCGAGGTCGCGTAAACCGGCGCGGAAAGCCTCCACTTCGCTCCGTCCAGCTCGATGCTTCGCCAAATCCCAGATACCCGATTTTCCAAACCCGTGCCGATTGCTGTCCAAACGACAGCTCTGGCCAAGTCAGTGCCGCACCTCCCACAAGAGTTACAAAATGGCGGCGTTTCATGCGGCCCCCCAGGGGGCTTGAGCTTAGTTCAATTTTGCTCCCGGTCCAACGTGAGGAAAACAGCTCGGGGTCAACAAGGCCGTTTTGACTGGCGGTGGGGAGCTTCCGCTTTACCCCCAACCCCAGACGTCTCGCCGCAGCGCCCTAACGGAAGCGAGGGGCTAGAAGCGGTCATTCGATCACTTCGTCAGCCCGGACAAGGAGAGTCGTAGGCATTGGCAGGTCGAGCGCCTTCGCGGTCTTGAGATTTATGATCAACTCGAAGCGGGTCTGCTGGTAAAATGGAATGTCGCCCGGATTGTCACCTTTGAGGACTCGATAGACGAGGTTGGCGCAGCGCCGCTGAACATCTACAAGGTCGGTCGAATAAGCCATCAGACCGCCAACATCGACGAACGCGCGATAAGGATAAACTGTCGGAATCCGCGTGTTTGAGGCGAGTTCCGTAATGGCTTTGAGATAGGGAAGATGGTCCGACTCGTCCGACAAGACGAGTGAATCCACGCGATCTTTCTCCATCAAGCGAAAGGCGGGCTTGTATGCCTGCTCGCTGATCGTCGTTAGCAGCGTACCCAACATATTAATTCCGGCTTGCCGAGCAGCCTCCTGGACCGCCGCCGCAGAGCCAGACGTCCTCTCCCACAAGGCTTGCGACGAGAGGAAACGCGCATTGGCGAGATGTGGTCTCGCTTCTGCAAGCAGTCCAAGACGCTTTCCCCAAATTTGTATTCCGGCATCCACGCTGACTCCCGTGATGTTACCGCCGGGTCGGGCAATGCTTGGGACAAGCCCAAGTGCTATCGGATCGGCGGATATTGCGATAATGGGTATCGTCGCGGTCGCGGCTTTAAAAAGTAATGCTAGCGGACCGGACATTGCATAGATCAAATCGGGCCGTGTGCCGACGACATCGTGAGCAAGATCGGCAAAATGCTTGATGCGTCCTTCCCCGGAATATCGTTCCACCGAGAGGTTTTGACCCTCAACATAGCCAAGTCGATCCAACTCTTCGAAAAAGGCGCGAAAATATCGGTTACCATTATTCATATCGCTGGTCTTGGTTCCCGGCGAAACGAGCGCGATTCGCTTTATCGCTGGTAGTTGCGAACGCGCAAGGGACGGCCATGTAACCGCACCGCCAACGAGGAGCTTGACGAAATCGCGCCGACGCACGCTTTCCCCTCTTAAGCTGTCCAACGATCCCGCTTAGCCTAGCATCTTGCGCCGTGACTGCGAACGCGAAATGATCCCCGATGGGTCTCGCGACGCTGGCATACGCGACGCCTGCCTTGGGTCAAAAGCGGTAATGCTGACTGATCGCTAGATTTCCGCTTGGCCGTCAGAAGCTGACATCTCCGCCCTTACGAGTACATGCCCTACCTCACCAGCTCACCACCTTGTGCGCCTAATCCTCGACGCTCTTCTGGCGGCGCTTCAAACCTTCCAAGTCTGAGCGCGACGTTCTCACGGACGATTAGTTTGCATCACGTGCTTGTTCGCTCGCCGCGCCCCCTTTTGGCACTACAAGCCGGAAAGGCGCGCTGACGCGGCTTGCCGTTGGATTTCGGCCGAACGTCATAAACCGCCGTAAGGGCGGCTATCCAGCCAGAGGGATCGCGCAACCGCGAGCGGCTCGATTCCGAGCCTCATCCACCAGTCCGTCTCCTTGCCGGCGCGGTGCAACTCGCGATGATGTGCTCGGCATAGCGGCACCGTGAACTCATCACTAACTTTTTGTCCAATTCCGTGATCCTGCGCGAACTTGAGGTGATGCGGGTCGCTCGGCTCGCGGCCGCATACCAGGCAGGCTTGCTGGGCGACGAACCTTAAGTGGTGGCGATCACGCTGTCGCAAGGGTTTTGAAATTGCGAACGCACTTGGAGCAGCGCCAGCGTTTTGGTCTGGATTGATTTCTATATCAGCTTCAGAGGAGCCTGGCGCCGACGTGGGCATCCGCAATGCAGTCAATCGCGCGTCAAAAGCTTCGCGGAGCCGCTCGGCATCTTGCAGGCGAAGCGTATTTACCGCGGACCACGACCGGGATGCCCACTTGTCGAGTTCGTCCTGGGTCGTCAGTGATTCCAGTTTGACCATCATCTGGGCCTCCAGCTCTAACGAGGCTTTGGCAGACAACGGCCTGGTCAACATGCGCGCCGCGTTCACTTTGGGCGCAGGCCTTTGAAAAGCGCTTCCGTTCAGTTTGGAGGGCGTAGCGGATCTTCGGTTTTCTGAATCCCCATCGGTCGGGCTCGCGCCATTCGGACTGCTTGAGCGCGACGCTGGGATCGCAAGATCCGGTGCATCGAGATCATCCTCCCCGGCAATACCCACCAAGGTGAACAGGCCGTAGCGGCGCGCGTACGTCAGCGCTGCGCCCATCCGGTGCGGGGCGGCTGTTTCGCTGACCGGGCACACCGGCCAATCGGAGGCGATCCATTCGCCGGAAGCGTGGAGGAGAGTGGTCGTCAGTTTAATTAGCCCCGTCTCGAGCTCAATCGCGGTGGCTTGCACGGTCGCGATTTCGTGCTTCGTGAGGCATTTGCGGACGATTTCAAGTCCACTCGCGAGCGAGGCATAACGGAAGGTCCGGTCATCTTCGCGGGGAAAAACAGAGACGATGGTCGCTGACAGGGTTTTCTCGGGATTTTTCAGTTCGGCTTGTGCGCGTGCGAGAGCGCCGGCGATCTGGCCGATGTTTTCGCTGGATCGCTGCATTGATTACTCCGATGGTGTTTGGTGGGGAGTTGACCCGGCTCACGGCCGGGCCAAACGTTCGATCTGAATGGCGAGGATGAGCCCGGCCGCGACAATCTGCCGTTCGAGGTCAAGGGTGAGGCAATGTAGTACGACGTCTTCGCAGTGGCGGTCCCGAAGCCCCTGCAGCCGGCCGAAGATCTCGGCAAGCAGCTCAAAAGCTTCTTGGTAGGCCTCCGGCGGGTCGCAGGCAGGGTCGATGTGTGTAAAGTTGAAGAAGGACGGCACGAGCAATTCCTGGGACAAAAGCTCTGCTGTGGCTCGGCGAGACGAGGGCCTCAAGCGACGGCGATCACCTCGAAGCTGATCGCCCCTGACTTTGAACGCTTGGCCCGAACGCCGTTCCCGCATGCTTCCTTGGCGTCGTCAGGCACCAGCGCCTTCAACTCGCCTTTGGCTTGTTCGTGCTCGGCGGCGGCGTCCTTGGTTCTGCGATAGATCTCCGCAAACTCGGCCCACATATTCGAGCCGCTCATGTCGACCATCCGAACCGCCTCGAGCTGGGGGCGCGGTGGCTCGATCCCGAATAGCTGCGGCGGCTCACCCGTCTCGACGCATCGCCAAAACTTCTTCTCTGCCGTGAGCAAGAGATGCTGGTAGAGCGGATCGGCCGGGATTGTCATCTCGATCCATTTGCCGCCTCCGGTGATGATCGACAGTACCGCGCTGCGCGCGGCCGTCACCCACATGTTGTGCTGCAACTGCGCCATGTGCCTTGTCGCGGCCGCTTCCTCAGAGAAACACCATGGTTGCGCGAACTTGGCTTCGAATACCGCGCCGCTGGCCTCAATCCGCCCGTCGAGCGTGGCCGCCATCCACCGGTGCACTGGATGGAAAATGCGCCTCTGCACATCGGTTACGGTCTGGCCGGTGTTCTTTTCGTACCAGTGTCGATTCAACGGCTCTGTGCATGAACCGAGCTGGACCAGCAGGTTTCCTGACAAATCGTTTGGCTGAAGTTCGCCACGCTTCTCTCGCCAAAGCCGCAGGAGGGCAGGAGCGTCATCTCCCATGATTGTGCGTGCGTCGGACCCGCCTATGAAGTGGCGGCGTTCGTAAGATGCCCCTGTCGAATCAGATGTTTGCATGATCTTTTACTCCAAATGAACGCGATTTTAATTATCAAGTGATATTAAGAATATCATTTGATTTCTAGGAGTCAAGCATGAGATTGCCCCTCGCGAGCGCGCAGATCCGAGCGGCCCGCTCGTTAATTCGCTGGCGTGCGGAAGATTTGGCGCGGGCTTCGTCTGTAGGGATCGCAACAATTAGGAGGGCCGAGCTCGCGGAAAACGAGACCTCGCTGACAGCTGCAAATGACCAGGCCATCCGCCGTGCGTTAGAGTCGGCCGGCGTCGAGTTCATTGACGAGAATGGTGGAGGACCCGGCGTACGCCTTCGCAAGGGCAAGCGGTGAAATGCGCTTTCAGCCCGGGGCAGCCAAACCGGCTTATTCACAACTTTAGATGTGTGCGCAGCTAAGTCTGGTCACAAAACGAGGCGTAAGCAGATTCTTCAGTGCCAACGCGCAAGGATTTACAAAACGAACCCAATTTAGCGAGGCGGAATCAAAGGTTTGGTTCCCGGCAGAGCGACGTTTCGGATTGATCGAACCTTGTCAAAGACGTGGGGCTTGCCCGTGAAGCCGCCGCCAATGTTGATCAAGCCTGTTGATAACCACGCAAATCAAGGCAGCCGGTTCTCTCGTGCTGCCAGCGTAATGGTCTTGTTAATTTCTATCGCTTGAACTCACCCCGCGCAGTCCTGCTCGCGGAGAAGGAATATGTCGCCCAAGCGGTCACCCCACGATCTGTTCGATCGACTCTACAAATGCATATCGCTGCCGACCGAGTCGGCAAAAAAATTGAAGGACATTCGGAGGGCGGTCTACGACGAACTCGCACCTGAAACGGCCATCGAGCAATTCATTGTGCGCGAAATCGTTATGGTGATGGTTGACGTCGAGCGTCATCACCGGTTTCGTGCAGCCATTCTTCGAAGCGCCTTCTTACCTGCGCTGCAGAATTTGCTCGAGCCGACGAGCCCGTTTGCGGGGGCAATCACAGATCCGATCGTTCACTGCTATTTCACAAGTGCAGATGCAAGAAAAGACGTCGAGAGCCGGCTGGCAGGCGTCGGCCTGCGCGGTTCTGATATCGAAGCCGAGGCGTTTCGAATACGGTTCCATGTCTTGGAAAGTCTGCAGAAGCAACTGGCTGCCGACGAGACACGGTTGCGGCTGCTGTTGCGAAGCTTGCAGCAATTTCGTGATCAGAGCGCAACTAAAGCGGTTGTCGCCCCGAGTATAAGCCCTGTCGCAGTCTCCGAAACGTCAATTCACCAAGGGGCGCCCAGATGACGTCGGAATCTCAACTTCGCGCCAACAGGACCAATGCAGCCAAATCGACTGGGCCGCGATCTCGCCACGGCAAGAAACGTGCGAGCCAGAATTCGTTCAAGCACGGGCTTGCGAAGAATTCCGCTGGGCACACCGGCGAGGATATCGAGCATTTGGCCCGCGAACTGGCCGGCCAAGATGCCGAGATGCGAACCTTAGAAAACGCCCGTAGCTTGGCGCGTGCCAATATCGATCTGGCCCACATTCGGTCGGTCAAAACTTCCATGCTTCGGCGGATTCTGCAGTTTGGCCGCTTGCATCGTCCGTACTACCTTCTCTCCCAGCTTGATCCAATCGTTCTTACCGAGCAGGAGATGAGAAGAGCCGAACTAGCATTCCAGAGCGGCAAGCTGCCGCGTCTTCGGCGCCGCAAAACCAAACCCATGCCAGAACTGGCCCCAGAGCGCACGGCGGAATCATTGCGGCGTCTGCATTCAGAATTCAGCGCAATCGATCGATATCACTATGAAGCCTCAGCCCGGTTTAGTCGCGCGCTCGGCCGCTTTCTGCGTACGATGCAGCGAGGGTATATTTGCTGAATTCATAGTTAGTCCGTGCTTTGCGTGTCTGGGTTATCTCGCACATGCTGTACTTTCGGCTATGCCTCTCGCCATCGTCTTAGCTATCCTGCTGGTGCCCACGGCGGTGCGGCCGAGCCGGGATAGGTAGCAACATATAAATTATTCAACTATTGAG
The genomic region above belongs to Bradyrhizobium sp. CCBAU 53338 and contains:
- a CDS encoding ABC transporter substrate binding protein is translated as MEAFRAGLRDLGYVEGRNLTIDFQWAERVDQTFDLAKQLVDRKVDVIFAPASTQVGPARRATATIPIVFAQHADPVGLGDVSRRPRLRTLSLRPR
- a CDS encoding YqaJ viral recombinase family protein is translated as MQTSDSTGASYERRHFIGGSDARTIMGDDAPALLRLWREKRGELQPNDLSGNLLVQLGSCTEPLNRHWYEKNTGQTVTDVQRRIFHPVHRWMAATLDGRIEASGAVFEAKFAQPWCFSEEAAATRHMAQLQHNMWVTAARSAVLSIITGGGKWIEMTIPADPLYQHLLLTAEKKFWRCVETGEPPQLFGIEPPRPQLEAVRMVDMSGSNMWAEFAEIYRRTKDAAAEHEQAKGELKALVPDDAKEACGNGVRAKRSKSGAISFEVIAVA
- a CDS encoding ERF family protein — protein: MQRSSENIGQIAGALARAQAELKNPEKTLSATIVSVFPREDDRTFRYASLASGLEIVRKCLTKHEIATVQATAIELETGLIKLTTTLLHASGEWIASDWPVCPVSETAAPHRMGAALTYARRYGLFTLVGIAGEDDLDAPDLAIPASRSSSPNGASPTDGDSENRRSATPSKLNGSAFQRPAPKVNAARMLTRPLSAKASLELEAQMMVKLESLTTQDELDKWASRSWSAVNTLRLQDAERLREAFDARLTALRMPTSAPGSSEADIEINPDQNAGAAPSAFAISKPLRQRDRHHLRFVAQQACLVCGREPSDPHHLKFAQDHGIGQKVSDEFTVPLCRAHHRELHRAGKETDWWMRLGIEPLAVARSLWLDSRPYGGL
- a CDS encoding ABC transporter substrate-binding protein — encoded protein: MRRRDFVKLLVGGAVTWPSLARSQLPAIKRIALVSPGTKTSDMNNGNRYFRAFFEELDRLGYVEGQNLSVERYSGEGRIKHFADLAHDVVGTRPDLIYAMSGPLALLFKAATATIPIIAISADPIALGLVPSIARPGGNITGVSVDAGIQIWGKRLGLLAEARPHLANARFLSSQALWERTSGSAAAVQEAARQAGINMLGTLLTTISEQAYKPAFRLMEKDRVDSLVLSDESDHLPYLKAITELASNTRIPTVYPYRAFVDVGGLMAYSTDLVDVQRRCANLVYRVLKGDNPGDIPFYQQTRFELIINLKTAKALDLPMPTTLLVRADEVIE
- a CDS encoding DUF5658 family protein, with translation MIRIKLVLILSVLALGCADLATTNRFLELGFHEANPIMAWSQTLLGQWWLIPKLVATGVVAALLWRAKNVYNVALVVAFLATPVINNLLLIAGAN